The genomic DNA AATCGGCGTCCACGGCGAATCGACCGTCGCCGAGGTCGACGGCGAATCCGTCGAGCAGTATACGGTCACGCCGTCCGATTTGGGCGTCGACAGCCACGACCTGTCGGCTGTGGCTGGGGGCTCGCCGACGGAGAACGCCGCCGACATGCGTGGCATCCTCGAAGGCGATGTTGAGGGCGCAAAGCGGGATATCATCCTCGCAAACGCGGGCGCGGCAATCTATATCGCCGGCGAGGCAGACAGCCTCGCCGCTGGCGTCGATGCCGCCCGCGAGTCCATCGACACCGGGGCCGCCGCCGCCCAGCTCGCGTCGCTCCGTGAGTTCGAGCCATGACGCGGGTGAAGGTCTGCGGCATCACGAACCGCTCGGACCTCGACACCGCTGTTGATGCCGGCGTTGACGCGGTCGGTCTCATCGTCGATGTCGATGTCCAGACGCCCCGGGAGATATCGCCACAGCAGGCGGCGGAACTAGCCGCAGCGACGCCGCCGTTCGTGACGGCGGTGCTCGTCACGATGGCGGACGTACCGGACGCTGCGACCGAGTTGGTTGAGGCGGTACGCCCGGACGCCGTACAGGTCCACGGTGAATCCACTCCGGACGCGCTCGCCTCGCTCGGGGCGGCCGTCGAGGCCGATGTCATCAAGGCGACCGACCCCGGAACGGCAGCCACGTACGACGGGCATGCCGATGCCGTGCTTGTCGACTCGCTTGACGAATCGGGCGCAGGGGGTACGGGGACCGTCCATGACTGGGACCGAACGGGAGAGCTCGTCGAGTCGCTTCAGTCGCCGGTCGTACTCGCCGGTGGGCTAACCCCCGAAAACGTTGCTGACGCCGTCGAAGCGGCCGCGCCGTTCGCCGTCGATGTTGCAAGCGGCGTCGAGGCGGAATCGGGGCAAAAAGACGCCGACGCCGTCTCTGCCTTCGTCGATGCAGCGGGGGGATGCCAGTGATATCCCGCTCCGAGTTCGTGGAGCTGGCCGGCGACGAGCCGGCAGTCATCCGCCTCGTCGCCGAACTCGATGCTGCTGTTGAGCCGCTTGAGGCCTACGCGGCGTTGACCGGCCGGACGACCGATTGTTCCCCTGCCGACCACACGTTCCTGCTGGAAAGCGCCGAAAAGGTCGCCTCCAGCGACCCCGATGGAGCCTTCCGGGCCGGTCAGGGGGCCGACCGACACGCGCGGTACTCGTTTGTCGGCTACGACCCCGCCGCTGTCGTCACCGTCGACGCTGGAGCCGAAGCGACAGTCGATGTCATCGACGACCGCTACGAGGGCTTCTTCGAGCCCAACGGCGGCGACACGGTGGCGACGCTCCGGGAAACGCTGCCGGACGTTCCCCTCCGGAACTTCCCTGAAACCGACCGACAGACGCTGCAGGGCGGGTTGGTTGGCTTTCTGGCCTACGACGCCGTCTACGACCTATGGCTCGATGAGGTCGGCGTCGAGCGCCCCGACTCGCGGTTCCCGGACGCACAGTTCATGCTGACGACGAAGACGCTCGTCTTCGACGACGCGGCCGGGACCGTCTCGCTGGTCTGTACGCCGCTGGTTCGGCCGGGAGACGACCCGGGAGCGCTGTACGACGACCTCACAGCGGAGGCAGACCGTGTCGAGTCGGTGCTTGCTGCGGCTGAATCGCCCGAAACGGGCGGGTTCAGTCCGGTCGAGGAGCGGGCTGGGCCGCAGGAAGCCTACGAGGATGCCGTCGAGACGGCCAAAGAGCACGTCCTCGACGGTGACATCTATCAGGGCGTTATCTCACGGACGCGGGAACTGGACGGCGATGTCGATACACTTGGGCTCTACCGGGCGCTGCGTGACATCAACCCGTCACCGTACATGTACCTGCTTGATTACGACGACCTCGCTGTCGTCGGGGCCTCGCCGGAGACGCTTGTGTCGGTCCGCGGTCGGG from Natronomonas pharaonis DSM 2160 includes the following:
- a CDS encoding phosphoribosylanthranilate isomerase, whose protein sequence is MTRVKVCGITNRSDLDTAVDAGVDAVGLIVDVDVQTPREISPQQAAELAAATPPFVTAVLVTMADVPDAATELVEAVRPDAVQVHGESTPDALASLGAAVEADVIKATDPGTAATYDGHADAVLVDSLDESGAGGTGTVHDWDRTGELVESLQSPVVLAGGLTPENVADAVEAAAPFAVDVASGVEAESGQKDADAVSAFVDAAGGCQ
- the trpE gene encoding anthranilate synthase component I, producing the protein MPVISRSEFVELAGDEPAVIRLVAELDAAVEPLEAYAALTGRTTDCSPADHTFLLESAEKVASSDPDGAFRAGQGADRHARYSFVGYDPAAVVTVDAGAEATVDVIDDRYEGFFEPNGGDTVATLRETLPDVPLRNFPETDRQTLQGGLVGFLAYDAVYDLWLDEVGVERPDSRFPDAQFMLTTKTLVFDDAAGTVSLVCTPLVRPGDDPGALYDDLTAEADRVESVLAAAESPETGGFSPVEERAGPQEAYEDAVETAKEHVLDGDIYQGVISRTRELDGDVDTLGLYRALRDINPSPYMYLLDYDDLAVVGASPETLVSVRGREVMSNPIAGTCPRGESPVEDRRLAGEMLADDKERAEHTMLVDLARNDVRRVSEAGSVRVEEFMNVLKYSHVQHIESTVTGRLREDCDAFDATRASFPAGTLSGAPKIRAMEIIDDLERTPRGVYGGGVGYYSWSGDADFAIVIRTATVERGRGVAGTDRITVQAGAGIVADSDPESEYEETEQKMDGVLEAIEAIETPRAEPEDQR